Proteins co-encoded in one Rudaeicoccus suwonensis genomic window:
- a CDS encoding mycofactocin-coupled SDR family oxidoreductase, whose translation MTLAVVTGAASGLGAAVTHRFAARGWHVLAVDACLGDSGSQGATTTDLDQVVARDSGHVTPAVVDVRDLAQLRAAVDAAVAQHGPLVAVVAAAAIIDGGADQWDTDPEQLRRLWETDVLGVWHAATASVPHLLDGAAGGGSAAFCAIASAAAHRGLWHLSAYCTVKHAVAGLVQGLAADLNGRGVTVTGVSPGSMDTPMLAATARLYGLDDVADLARSHTTGQPLPADEVAAVVEAACTLGPAVHGTVLQATAGFSE comes from the coding sequence ATGACGCTCGCAGTGGTCACCGGCGCGGCAAGCGGCCTTGGAGCCGCAGTCACGCACCGGTTCGCGGCGCGCGGCTGGCACGTCCTCGCCGTCGATGCCTGCCTCGGTGACAGCGGGTCGCAGGGGGCGACGACGACCGACCTCGATCAGGTCGTCGCCAGAGACTCCGGACACGTCACTCCGGCCGTTGTCGACGTGCGCGATCTGGCGCAGTTGCGCGCAGCTGTCGACGCGGCGGTTGCTCAGCACGGTCCGCTCGTAGCGGTGGTCGCGGCGGCGGCGATCATCGACGGTGGCGCCGACCAGTGGGACACCGATCCCGAGCAACTGCGACGGTTGTGGGAGACCGACGTGCTCGGCGTGTGGCACGCAGCGACGGCCTCCGTGCCGCACCTGCTCGACGGCGCCGCGGGTGGTGGCTCGGCTGCGTTCTGCGCCATCGCGTCGGCCGCAGCGCACCGAGGGTTGTGGCACCTGAGCGCCTATTGCACCGTCAAGCACGCCGTCGCGGGCTTGGTCCAGGGTCTGGCGGCCGATCTCAACGGCCGGGGCGTCACTGTCACCGGGGTGTCACCGGGGTCGATGGACACCCCGATGCTCGCTGCCACCGCGCGCTTGTACGGCCTCGATGACGTCGCCGACCTCGCGCGGTCGCACACGACGGGCCAACCGTTGCCGGCAGATGAGGTGGCGGCAGTGGTCGAGGCGGCCTGCACCCTGGGGCCGGCCGTCCACGGCACGGTGCTGCAGGCGACAGCGGGGTTCTCCGAATGA
- the mftF gene encoding mycofactocin biosynthesis glycosyltransferase MftF (Members of this protein family, MftF, are glycosyltransferases, members of PF00535 (glycosyl transferase family 2). The encoding gene is found as part of the mycofactocin cassette, in Mycobacterium tuberculosis, many other Actinobacteria, and occasional members of other lineages. Mycofactocin itself, a putative redox carrier, is a heavily modified derivative of the C-terminal Val-Tyr dipeptide of the mycofactocin precursor MftA (TIGR03969).) produces MIKAALPQGFRVGLVPSVVRCHGGDVLLDTHSGAMTRLRPPAFDLLADTDQVIVTDATSGALARALMHRGMADPLWSGTPQENLSSLTVVIPVRDGAEAVARLLDSLPTGLGGVIVVDDGSVDSQRLQAVSDGYAARVIRHTSSRGPAAARNTGAGAADTEFIAFLDSDVVPDPAALNTLLREMRDPLVAIAAPRILDLPVTRPSWLTRYEHARSSLDLGTQGGRVAPATRLSYVPSAALVIRRCSLAAGFDESMHVAEDVDLVWRLVAGGWTVRYQPAAIVRHEHRATFGPWLRRKAFYGTGAAPLARRHGDLVAPMRVPPLPALAVVATATLTPVGAGVGFVAAVSQLGITAYRLKRDGNGIAAAPVLTAMSLVSTAAQGAAMLNRHHWPLALVLATRSRRVRAIWAVAAVAEGVADHRRVRADLDLPRYLLAHRLDDLAYGAGVWWGAIRARSVRPLLPALPIRRKRSANGCGMPNPSNCQLNSPNQAVRADAFAVDPREKDTPR; encoded by the coding sequence ATGATCAAAGCTGCTCTGCCGCAAGGCTTCCGGGTCGGTCTGGTGCCGAGCGTCGTGCGCTGTCACGGCGGTGACGTGCTGCTGGACACCCACAGCGGCGCGATGACCCGGCTACGCCCACCCGCCTTCGATCTGCTGGCCGACACAGACCAGGTCATCGTCACCGACGCGACCAGCGGCGCACTCGCCCGCGCGCTGATGCACCGCGGCATGGCGGATCCGTTGTGGTCTGGCACCCCGCAGGAGAACCTGAGTTCGCTGACAGTCGTGATCCCGGTGCGCGACGGGGCCGAAGCGGTAGCCCGGTTGCTGGATTCCCTGCCGACTGGTCTGGGCGGGGTAATCGTGGTCGATGACGGATCGGTGGATTCGCAACGATTGCAGGCAGTTTCAGACGGGTATGCCGCACGTGTCATCCGGCATACGTCATCTCGCGGTCCGGCCGCCGCACGCAACACAGGTGCCGGCGCTGCGGACACCGAGTTCATCGCCTTCCTCGACTCCGACGTGGTGCCGGATCCTGCCGCCCTAAACACCCTGTTGCGCGAGATGCGTGACCCGCTCGTGGCCATCGCGGCGCCACGGATCCTCGACCTACCGGTCACGCGACCGTCATGGCTGACCCGCTACGAGCACGCCCGGTCATCGCTCGACCTCGGAACGCAGGGTGGGCGCGTCGCACCCGCGACTCGGCTGTCGTATGTCCCCAGCGCGGCATTAGTCATCCGGAGATGTTCTCTCGCGGCGGGATTCGACGAGTCCATGCATGTCGCCGAAGACGTCGACCTCGTCTGGCGACTGGTCGCCGGTGGCTGGACCGTGCGATACCAGCCGGCCGCGATCGTGCGCCACGAACACCGGGCGACCTTCGGCCCATGGCTGCGTCGGAAGGCGTTCTACGGCACCGGCGCCGCACCACTTGCCCGACGACACGGCGACCTCGTCGCGCCGATGCGGGTGCCGCCACTGCCGGCACTTGCCGTCGTCGCGACGGCGACCCTGACCCCCGTGGGAGCCGGCGTCGGATTCGTAGCAGCGGTAAGCCAACTCGGCATCACGGCATACCGACTCAAGCGCGACGGCAACGGGATCGCTGCGGCACCCGTGCTCACCGCGATGAGCCTGGTGAGCACAGCGGCGCAAGGCGCGGCCATGCTCAACCGGCACCACTGGCCGCTTGCATTGGTGCTGGCGACCCGATCGCGCCGGGTGCGCGCGATCTGGGCAGTCGCAGCGGTCGCCGAAGGGGTCGCCGACCACCGCAGAGTGCGCGCCGACCTCGACCTGCCGCGTTATCTGCTGGCCCACCGCCTCGACGACCTGGCCTACGGCGCGGGGGTGTGGTGGGGCGCCATACGTGCCCGGAGTGTTCGGCCGTTGCTCCCCGCGCTGCCGATCCGACGCAAACGCTCGGCCAACGGCTGCGGCATGCCGAATCCGTCGAACTGCCAACTGAATTCACCCAACCAAGCCGTCCGCGCTGACGCCTTCGCCGTAGACCCGAGAGAAAAGGACACCCCGAGATGA
- the mftD gene encoding pre-mycofactocin synthase MftD (MftD, an enzyme found in the mycofactocin biosynthesis locus, performs an oxidative deamination of 3-amino-5-[(p-hydroxyphenyl)methyl]-4,4-dimethyl-2-pyrrolidinone (AHDP). The resulting compound, now called pre-mycofactocin (PMFT), is a biologically active redox cofactor that can oxidize the non-exchangeable NADH of TIGR03971 family SDR-type oxidoreductases.), with the protein MSQHKWFETVAIAQERARRRLPKSVYKALIAGSEKGVTLADNQAAFAELGFAPHVIGAPPERTLDTHVLGQPMSMPVMISPTGVQAVHPEGEVAVARAAAARGIAMGLSSFASKPIEEVVAANSQTFFQMYWMGDRESMARRMQRARDAGAVGLIATTDWSFSNGRDWGSPIIPQAMDLKTIITRSPEALVRPRWSAQFARTGRPPELSTPNLTEAGKPAPGFFEAYYEWMQTPPPTWDDIAWMAQEWGGTFLLKGVCRVDDALRAVDAGVSGISVSNHGGNNLDSTPASIRCVSAVADRVGDQIDVVLDGGVRRGSDVVKALALGARATLIGRAYLWGLGAGGQAGVENVLDVLRGGIDSALRGLGRADIHDVQRSDVLVPDGFTRELGVVPAPASVPEPVAVG; encoded by the coding sequence ATGAGCCAGCACAAGTGGTTCGAAACCGTCGCGATAGCTCAGGAGCGAGCCAGGCGTCGGCTGCCCAAGTCGGTCTACAAGGCGCTGATCGCCGGCAGTGAGAAGGGTGTGACGCTCGCCGACAACCAGGCGGCCTTCGCCGAGCTCGGCTTCGCACCACACGTGATCGGCGCACCGCCCGAGCGCACCCTGGACACCCACGTGCTGGGGCAGCCGATGTCGATGCCGGTGATGATTTCGCCGACCGGGGTCCAGGCCGTCCACCCCGAGGGCGAGGTCGCCGTCGCCCGTGCCGCCGCCGCGCGAGGCATCGCGATGGGGCTGTCGTCGTTCGCGAGCAAGCCGATCGAGGAGGTCGTCGCCGCCAACTCGCAGACGTTCTTCCAGATGTACTGGATGGGCGACCGCGAGTCGATGGCCCGCCGGATGCAGCGCGCCCGTGATGCCGGCGCGGTCGGGCTCATCGCGACGACGGACTGGTCGTTCTCGAACGGCCGCGACTGGGGCAGCCCGATCATCCCGCAGGCGATGGACCTCAAGACGATCATCACGCGCTCGCCGGAAGCGCTCGTCCGCCCGCGGTGGTCCGCCCAGTTCGCCCGCACCGGGCGGCCACCGGAGTTGTCGACGCCGAACCTCACCGAGGCGGGAAAGCCGGCGCCGGGATTCTTCGAGGCGTATTACGAGTGGATGCAGACGCCGCCACCCACGTGGGACGACATCGCCTGGATGGCCCAGGAGTGGGGTGGCACCTTCCTGCTCAAGGGCGTGTGCCGCGTCGACGACGCCCTGCGGGCGGTCGATGCCGGGGTGTCAGGCATCTCGGTGTCGAACCACGGCGGCAACAACCTCGACAGCACACCCGCGTCGATCCGCTGCGTGTCCGCGGTCGCCGACCGGGTGGGAGACCAGATCGACGTCGTGCTCGATGGCGGTGTCCGGCGCGGCAGCGATGTCGTCAAGGCGCTCGCTCTCGGCGCCCGTGCGACCCTCATCGGCCGCGCGTACCTGTGGGGTCTCGGTGCGGGTGGGCAGGCCGGTGTCGAGAACGTCCTGGACGTGCTGCGCGGCGGCATCGACTCCGCGCTGCGCGGGCTCGGTCGCGCCGACATCCATGACGTGCAGCGCTCCGACGTGCTGGTGCCGGACGGCTTCACCCGCGAACTCGGAGTCGTGCCCGCGCCGGCGAGCGTGCCCGAGCCTGTGGCCGTCGGCTGA